Proteins from a genomic interval of Brucella intermedia LMG 3301:
- a CDS encoding AraC family transcriptional regulator yields the protein MSLNYPAPLALAISTIAQDDASFAGPPHRHRDAQLIYARSGVVTVATENGSWVVPPNRAVWVPPMVEHATRSHGPVQFRTIFIHPDAARSLPSSCGVVEVSSLLRELILRLVELQDRPATPFAHRVCELLLEELTFLPAEPLSLSMPSDHRLRTLCQTLQAEPDTELSLDAAASRTGMSRRSFMRHFERETGMTYGRWRQQARLLAALPALAAGVPVVTVALDCGYQSASAFAATFKRSLGRSPASYFE from the coding sequence ATGTCACTGAATTATCCAGCGCCCCTTGCACTCGCCATATCCACCATCGCGCAGGACGATGCATCCTTTGCAGGGCCGCCGCACCGTCACCGCGATGCGCAATTGATCTATGCGCGGTCCGGCGTGGTAACCGTTGCAACCGAAAACGGTAGCTGGGTCGTTCCTCCCAATCGCGCCGTGTGGGTGCCGCCGATGGTGGAGCACGCAACCCGCAGCCACGGACCTGTTCAGTTTCGTACGATCTTTATCCATCCGGATGCCGCGCGATCCCTCCCCTCATCCTGCGGCGTGGTGGAAGTTTCTTCCTTGCTGCGCGAACTGATCCTGCGTCTTGTGGAATTGCAGGACCGGCCAGCTACACCCTTCGCTCACCGCGTCTGCGAATTGCTGTTGGAGGAACTCACTTTTCTGCCCGCCGAACCCCTCAGTCTGTCCATGCCATCGGATCACCGGCTACGCACCCTTTGCCAGACGCTGCAAGCGGAGCCCGATACGGAGTTATCGCTCGATGCTGCCGCCTCGCGGACTGGCATGAGCAGGCGCAGTTTCATGCGTCATTTCGAGCGTGAAACCGGCATGACCTACGGTCGCTGGCGGCAGCAGGCCCGCTTGCTTGCTGCCTTGCCTGCGCTTGCCGCAGGCGTGCCTGTCGTGACCGTGGCGCTTGATTGCGGATACCAAAGCGCAAGCGCTTTCGCCGCAACGTTCAAGCGCAGCCTCGGACGAAGCCCCGCAAGTTATTTCGAGTGA
- a CDS encoding DoxX family protein: MPRFIANILDSRASLLLARVVLTFVFWSSGLAKLFDFGANAAEMESFGLHPGWLFNSATLLLQIGGSLMIIFNRGTWLACGALAVFTILTIPVAHPFWAKEGEEAFRDMTVALEHISLIGGLALAAILSRKV, translated from the coding sequence ATGCCGCGTTTCATCGCCAACATCCTCGATTCCCGTGCCAGCCTTTTGCTGGCGCGGGTGGTCCTTACCTTCGTTTTCTGGTCGAGTGGGCTGGCCAAGCTCTTCGACTTCGGCGCCAATGCTGCGGAAATGGAAAGCTTTGGTCTTCATCCGGGCTGGCTGTTCAACAGCGCAACTCTGCTTTTGCAGATTGGCGGATCGCTGATGATCATCTTCAATCGCGGAACCTGGCTGGCTTGTGGCGCGCTTGCCGTCTTTACGATCCTGACCATTCCCGTTGCCCACCCGTTCTGGGCGAAGGAAGGAGAAGAAGCTTTCCGGGATATGACGGTGGCGCTGGAGCACATATCGCTGATCGGCGGTCTCGCTCTCGCTGCAATTCTATCGCGCAAGGTCTAA
- a CDS encoding flavin reductase family protein: MMNRNVLHIDRDAIGAVSKREFADAMSRMAATVSVVTACDAGEAHGRTVTAVLSLSAEPPMVLVSVKSDSALATAILSDGGFSLAMLAEGQEMIGDAFAGKVPHAQRFLIGVWSEWPSGRPRLFGASAAIDCELAGSVPMADHTLFAGLVTNTDLPLHSRPLLWARRNYRALRHDADL; encoded by the coding sequence ATGATGAACAGAAACGTGCTGCATATAGACCGCGACGCAATCGGCGCCGTTTCGAAGCGAGAGTTCGCGGATGCGATGTCGCGGATGGCCGCAACAGTGTCCGTGGTGACCGCATGCGATGCCGGTGAAGCCCACGGTCGCACGGTGACAGCGGTGTTGTCGCTTTCCGCCGAGCCGCCCATGGTTTTGGTTTCGGTGAAAAGCGACAGCGCGCTGGCAACGGCGATCCTCTCTGATGGCGGCTTCTCGCTCGCCATGCTCGCGGAAGGGCAGGAGATGATCGGCGATGCCTTCGCGGGAAAGGTTCCCCACGCGCAGAGATTTCTCATTGGTGTGTGGAGCGAATGGCCGTCTGGCAGGCCGCGTCTTTTCGGGGCTTCGGCCGCCATTGACTGCGAACTGGCGGGCAGCGTTCCAATGGCGGATCACACGCTTTTTGCCGGGCTGGTAACAAATACCGATCTGCCGCTGCATTCGCGCCCGTTGCTATGGGCACGCCGCAATTATCGCGCGTTGAGACATGACGCGGATTTATGA
- the nrdE gene encoding class 1b ribonucleoside-diphosphate reductase subunit alpha — MDTADTTLIREREARPLVQDGLQTAGSSSKPSKSTDGLDYHALNAMLNLYDDEGKIQLDRDRQAARQYFLQHVNQNTVFFHNLREKLDYLVSEGYYEQEVLDQYSFNFVRDLFDEAYAKKFRFPTFLGAFKYYTSYTLKTFDGKRYLERYEDRVCMVALALARGNEQLARDLMEEIISGRYQPATPTFLNAGKKQRGELVSCFLLRVEDNMESIGRSINSALQLSKRGGGVALSLTNIREAGAPIKQIQNQSSGIIPVMKLLEDSFSYANQLGARQGAGAVYLHAHHPDIMRFLDTKRENADEKIRIKTLSLGVVIPDITFELAKNNEDMYLFSPYDVERVYGMPLTEISVSEKYREMVDDARIAKKKINAREFFQVLAEIQFESGYPYIMFEDTVNRANPIDGRITMSNLCSEILQVSEASVFREDLSYDYLGKDISCNLGSLNIAAAMDSSDFGKTIETSIRSLTAVSDMSHIGSVPSVARGNDESHAIGLGQMNLHGYLARERIYYGSEEGVDFTNIYFYTVTYHAIRASNLIAVEAGKSFKGFEKSKYASGEYFDKYTEQLWEPATERVREIFDKAGIAIPTQDDWRDLKKAVMEGGLYNQNLQAVPPTGSISYINHSTSSIHPIVSKIEIRKEGKIGRVYYPAAFMTNDNLDYYQDAYEIGPEKIIDTYAAATQHVDQGLSLTLFFRDTATTRDINRAQIYAWKKGIKTIYYIRLRQMALSGTEVQGCVSCAL; from the coding sequence TTGGACACGGCAGACACAACCCTGATACGGGAGCGAGAAGCTCGGCCCTTGGTGCAGGATGGACTGCAAACGGCGGGCTCCAGCAGCAAACCGTCAAAATCCACCGACGGGCTGGATTATCATGCGCTCAACGCAATGCTGAATCTTTATGACGACGAGGGAAAAATCCAGCTTGACCGCGACCGGCAGGCGGCGCGCCAATATTTCCTCCAGCACGTGAACCAGAACACGGTCTTTTTCCATAACCTTCGGGAAAAGCTAGATTATCTGGTGAGCGAAGGCTATTATGAGCAGGAAGTGCTGGATCAGTATTCCTTCAACTTCGTGCGCGATCTTTTCGACGAAGCCTATGCGAAGAAATTTCGCTTCCCGACATTTCTCGGCGCGTTCAAATATTACACCAGCTACACGCTGAAAACATTCGACGGGAAGCGATATCTGGAGCGCTATGAAGACCGCGTCTGCATGGTGGCGCTGGCGCTGGCGCGTGGCAATGAGCAACTCGCACGCGATCTGATGGAGGAGATTATCTCGGGACGCTACCAGCCTGCGACGCCGACTTTCCTCAATGCAGGCAAGAAGCAGCGCGGTGAGCTCGTTTCCTGTTTTCTGCTGCGGGTCGAGGACAATATGGAGTCCATCGGGCGCTCCATCAATTCGGCTTTGCAATTGTCGAAGCGGGGCGGGGGAGTGGCCCTGAGCCTTACCAATATTCGCGAGGCGGGGGCACCCATCAAGCAGATCCAGAACCAGTCATCCGGCATCATTCCGGTGATGAAGCTTCTTGAAGATTCCTTTTCCTACGCCAACCAGCTTGGCGCACGGCAGGGCGCGGGCGCGGTTTATCTGCATGCGCATCACCCGGACATCATGCGGTTTCTCGATACGAAGCGCGAAAATGCCGACGAGAAAATCCGCATCAAAACACTGTCGCTCGGCGTCGTCATTCCGGACATCACCTTCGAACTGGCGAAGAATAACGAGGATATGTACCTCTTCTCGCCCTATGATGTGGAGCGGGTTTACGGCATGCCGCTGACCGAGATTTCGGTCAGCGAAAAATACCGTGAAATGGTCGATGATGCACGCATTGCCAAGAAGAAGATCAATGCCCGCGAGTTCTTTCAGGTGCTGGCGGAAATCCAGTTTGAATCCGGTTATCCCTATATCATGTTCGAGGACACGGTGAACCGCGCCAACCCGATCGACGGGCGCATCACCATGAGCAATCTATGCTCGGAAATCCTTCAGGTGAGCGAGGCGAGCGTTTTCCGCGAAGACCTGTCCTATGATTATCTCGGCAAGGATATTTCGTGCAATCTCGGTTCGCTCAACATTGCAGCAGCAATGGACTCGTCCGATTTCGGCAAGACCATCGAGACCTCCATCCGGTCCCTGACTGCCGTTTCCGATATGAGCCATATCGGCTCCGTGCCGTCGGTCGCCCGCGGCAATGATGAAAGCCATGCCATCGGCCTCGGTCAGATGAACCTGCACGGTTATCTCGCCCGCGAGCGGATTTACTATGGCTCGGAGGAGGGCGTCGATTTCACCAATATCTATTTCTATACCGTGACATATCACGCGATCCGCGCATCGAACCTGATTGCGGTTGAGGCGGGCAAGTCGTTCAAAGGGTTCGAGAAGTCCAAATATGCATCGGGCGAATATTTCGACAAATATACCGAGCAGCTTTGGGAACCGGCGACCGAAAGGGTGCGCGAAATCTTCGACAAGGCGGGCATTGCCATTCCTACACAGGATGACTGGCGTGACCTGAAGAAAGCGGTGATGGAGGGCGGACTTTATAACCAGAATCTTCAGGCCGTGCCGCCGACAGGCTCGATCTCCTATATCAACCATTCGACCTCATCGATCCATCCGATCGTGTCGAAGATTGAAATCCGAAAAGAAGGCAAGATCGGTCGCGTCTATTATCCGGCAGCCTTCATGACCAATGACAATCTCGATTATTATCAGGATGCCTATGAGATCGGGCCGGAAAAGATCATCGATACCTATGCGGCGGCGACGCAGCACGTCGATCAGGGCCTGTCTTTGACATTGTTCTTCCGTGATACCGCAACCACCCGCGACATCAACCGTGCGCAGATCTACGCATGGAAGAAGGGCATCAAGACCATCTACTACATCCGCCTGCGCCAGATGGCGCTTTCCGGCACGGAAGTGCAGGGCTGTGTTTCCTGCGCCCTTTGA
- the nrdI gene encoding class Ib ribonucleoside-diphosphate reductase assembly flavoprotein NrdI: MSLIVYFSSRSENTHRFVERLGMRSNRIPMDGSGGLQVREPFVLVTPTYGGGGSKGAVPKAVIRFLNDESNRSFIRGVIAAGNSNFGEAFCIAGNIISAKCRVPYLYRFELLGTDEDIGNVKNGMEQFWTRQTQP, encoded by the coding sequence ATGAGCCTGATCGTCTATTTCTCCAGCCGGTCGGAAAATACGCACCGGTTCGTTGAACGGCTTGGAATGCGGTCAAACCGTATCCCGATGGACGGTTCAGGCGGATTGCAGGTGCGCGAGCCCTTTGTGCTCGTCACGCCCACATATGGCGGCGGCGGTTCCAAGGGCGCTGTCCCCAAGGCTGTGATCCGCTTTCTCAACGACGAGAGCAATCGCTCTTTCATCCGCGGCGTGATCGCCGCGGGAAACAGCAATTTCGGCGAGGCTTTCTGTATCGCCGGCAACATTATCTCCGCCAAATGTCGGGTTCCCTACCTCTACCGCTTCGAGCTTCTGGGAACCGACGAGGACATTGGCAATGTCAAAAACGGGATGGAACAATTTTGGACACGGCAGACACAACCCTGA
- the soxR gene encoding redox-sensitive transcriptional activator SoxR has translation MEHSGLKKSLTVGDVSRRAGVAVSTVHFYETKGLIEGWRTEGNQRRYHRAVLRRIAIIKIAQRAGIPLAIIHEALEDLPHDHVPTAEDWRRFSEAWKDMLQERIDSLMQLRDQITSCIGCGCLSLSECPLRNPDDILGQQGAGPRRLMVKPGNLI, from the coding sequence ATGGAACATTCAGGTCTCAAGAAAAGCCTGACGGTTGGTGACGTTTCCCGGCGCGCCGGTGTGGCGGTCTCTACGGTCCATTTCTATGAAACCAAGGGGCTCATCGAGGGCTGGCGCACAGAGGGCAACCAGCGCCGCTATCACCGCGCCGTGCTGCGCCGCATTGCCATTATCAAGATCGCGCAACGCGCGGGCATTCCGCTTGCGATCATTCATGAAGCGCTGGAAGACCTTCCCCACGACCACGTGCCGACGGCGGAGGACTGGAGACGTTTTTCGGAAGCCTGGAAAGACATGCTTCAGGAACGCATCGACAGTCTGATGCAGCTTCGTGACCAGATAACGAGTTGCATCGGCTGCGGTTGTCTCTCGCTGTCCGAATGCCCGTTGCGAAATCCCGACGACATCCTCGGTCAGCAAGGCGCCGGTCCCCGAAGATTGATGGTCAAGCCCGGCAATCTCATCTGA
- the leuA gene encoding 2-isopropylmalate synthase encodes MMPNPDSKYRPFISPIELPDREWPNRRLAQPPRWVSTDLRDGNQALADPMDGEKKMRFYRMLLEIGFKEIEVAFPSASQTEFNFVRRLIEEELIPDDVTIQVLTQSRADLIARTFESLRGARQAIVHLYNATAPLFRRVVFNMEKDEIVDLAVSGITAMLEESRKQPETRWTFEYSPETFCFTEPDFALEICERVLDVWQPTPENKAILNLPATVEVAMPNVYADQIEWFCRNLSRRDSVIISVHPHNDRGTAVAATEQALLAGADRVEGCLFGNGERTGNVDLVTLALNFYTQGIDPKLYFPEMRSVVRTVEHCNDLPVHPRHPYAGELVHTAFSGSHQDAIRKGFAAHQSRNDGIWEMPYLPIDPKDIGESYEAVIRVNSQSGKGGVAWVLEQDRGLKLPRPLQIDFSRRVQAFADDTGKETTAEMIWSLFRDVYHLEENADFELLNYRESRPARSGEARVFAGRIRHRGQEIAITGRGNGLISSAVSALQAGCDIDLEIVDYHEHSLKKGTYAKAAAYIECRTHDGRKVFGVGIDDDIATASIRAVLSAAANFSTSDV; translated from the coding sequence ATGATGCCAAACCCGGATAGCAAATATCGTCCTTTCATATCTCCGATCGAATTGCCGGATCGCGAGTGGCCGAACCGGCGGCTGGCGCAGCCGCCGCGCTGGGTCTCGACGGACCTGCGCGATGGCAATCAGGCGCTCGCCGACCCGATGGACGGCGAAAAGAAGATGCGTTTCTATCGCATGCTTCTGGAAATCGGTTTCAAGGAAATCGAGGTTGCGTTTCCTTCCGCTTCGCAAACGGAGTTCAACTTTGTTCGTCGGCTGATCGAAGAGGAACTGATACCTGACGATGTGACCATTCAGGTGCTCACCCAGTCGCGCGCTGACCTCATCGCACGCACTTTCGAATCCCTGCGCGGTGCACGTCAGGCCATCGTTCATCTTTATAATGCAACCGCGCCGCTGTTTCGTCGTGTGGTGTTCAACATGGAAAAGGACGAGATCGTCGATCTGGCGGTCAGTGGGATAACCGCCATGCTGGAAGAAAGCCGGAAACAACCAGAGACACGCTGGACTTTCGAATATTCGCCGGAAACCTTCTGTTTTACCGAGCCTGATTTCGCGCTGGAAATCTGCGAACGTGTTCTGGATGTCTGGCAGCCAACGCCCGAAAACAAGGCGATCCTCAACCTGCCGGCTACGGTCGAGGTGGCAATGCCGAATGTCTATGCGGACCAGATCGAATGGTTCTGCCGCAACCTGTCGCGCCGCGACAGCGTCATTATAAGCGTGCATCCGCACAATGACCGGGGGACGGCGGTGGCCGCCACGGAACAGGCCTTGCTGGCAGGCGCTGATCGCGTCGAGGGTTGCCTGTTCGGCAATGGCGAGCGCACCGGCAATGTCGATCTCGTTACGCTGGCGCTCAATTTCTATACGCAGGGCATCGACCCGAAGCTTTATTTCCCGGAGATGCGCTCCGTGGTGCGAACGGTCGAACATTGCAATGACTTGCCGGTTCATCCGCGCCACCCCTATGCGGGCGAACTGGTCCATACTGCTTTTTCCGGCTCGCATCAGGATGCGATCCGCAAGGGTTTTGCCGCGCATCAAAGCCGCAATGACGGCATATGGGAAATGCCCTATCTGCCCATTGATCCGAAAGATATCGGTGAAAGCTATGAAGCCGTCATCCGCGTCAACAGCCAGTCAGGCAAGGGCGGCGTGGCATGGGTGCTGGAGCAGGACCGGGGGCTGAAACTGCCGCGCCCGCTGCAAATCGATTTCAGCCGTCGCGTGCAGGCATTCGCCGACGATACCGGCAAGGAAACGACCGCCGAAATGATCTGGTCGCTGTTCCGCGATGTCTATCATCTGGAAGAGAATGCTGATTTCGAGCTGCTGAACTACAGGGAAAGCAGGCCCGCACGGAGCGGAGAGGCGCGTGTCTTCGCCGGGCGCATTCGGCATCGCGGGCAGGAAATCGCCATAACCGGGCGCGGCAATGGTTTGATATCAAGTGCGGTCTCGGCATTGCAGGCCGGTTGCGATATCGATCTGGAAATCGTCGACTATCACGAACATTCATTGAAAAAGGGCACTTACGCGAAGGCTGCGGCTTATATCGAATGCCGTACGCATGATGGACGGAAAGTTTTCGGCGTCGGGATCGACGACGATATCGCAACCGCGTCGATACGGGCTGTGTTGAGCGCTGCCGCGAATTTTTCCACGAGCGATGTCTAA
- the nrdH gene encoding glutaredoxin-like protein NrdH, whose translation MNVTVYSKPACVQCTATTRALDRQGIEYEVIDISADADAFDLVKGMGYRQVPVVVAGESHWAGFRPDMISSLA comes from the coding sequence ATGAACGTCACCGTTTACAGCAAGCCCGCCTGCGTCCAGTGCACCGCCACCACGCGCGCCCTCGATCGTCAGGGCATCGAATATGAAGTCATCGATATTTCTGCCGATGCGGACGCCTTCGATCTCGTGAAGGGCATGGGCTACCGCCAGGTGCCGGTGGTTGTGGCAGGCGAATCCCATTGGGCGGGCTTCCGGCCCGATATGATCAGCTCTCTAGCCTGA
- a CDS encoding MFS transporter: protein MQSSIEETTPAGIAGHAPAGWGELLSGKNGLYALALAGGVTLHAVNMYIATTVMPSVVQDIGGMDFYAWATTLFVVASILGAALTARLLKSAGPRGAYVVATLLFAAGTLISSLAINMPVMLAGRSVQGLGGGFLYALAYGLTRVVLPERLWGRAIGLISAMFGVATLIGPAIGGIFAEYGAWRAAFWSLLPVSGLFAVVAFATLPRSSWDRNERVSIPVLQLILLTGAVLAVSAGSLSEETLWKIVGLGAAIFMIAIIAVVDRDAKARLLPRRSFSLSTPLGALYLTIALLMLSMQPEIYVPYLLQHLHGQSPLWAGYLAALMAIGWTVASFLSSRWQEKGGDRLVVAGPVLALAGLVLLAIFLPIHGNGNWSLLAPVCLGLILIGFGIGLAWPSLVTRVYQSAPLTEQDLAAGGMTTVQLFAIAFGTACAGMVANFAGIAVPGGVEGAANASLWLSVIFALAPAIAVAVAFKVIRITGGKG, encoded by the coding sequence GTGCAAAGTTCGATCGAAGAAACAACACCAGCGGGAATTGCGGGACATGCGCCTGCTGGCTGGGGGGAGCTTCTAAGCGGTAAAAATGGCCTCTATGCCCTGGCTTTGGCCGGAGGTGTCACTCTCCATGCGGTCAATATGTATATCGCGACTACAGTCATGCCGAGCGTGGTGCAGGACATTGGCGGCATGGATTTCTATGCCTGGGCGACGACCTTGTTCGTCGTTGCCTCCATTCTGGGGGCTGCACTCACCGCGCGGCTGCTGAAAAGTGCCGGTCCAAGAGGCGCCTATGTCGTGGCGACCCTGCTGTTCGCAGCCGGCACACTGATCTCATCTCTGGCCATCAACATGCCGGTCATGCTGGCGGGGCGGAGCGTGCAAGGCCTCGGCGGCGGATTTCTTTACGCGCTCGCCTATGGTCTCACCCGTGTCGTGTTGCCGGAGCGCCTGTGGGGCCGGGCCATCGGTCTTATTTCCGCTATGTTCGGCGTGGCGACGCTCATCGGTCCGGCGATTGGCGGCATCTTTGCCGAATATGGCGCATGGCGCGCTGCTTTCTGGTCCTTGCTGCCGGTATCGGGTCTTTTCGCTGTGGTGGCATTCGCGACTTTGCCACGCTCGAGCTGGGATAGAAACGAGCGCGTTTCCATTCCGGTTCTTCAACTCATCCTCCTCACCGGCGCTGTCCTTGCGGTTTCAGCGGGGAGCCTGTCAGAGGAAACGCTATGGAAGATCGTCGGTCTGGGTGCTGCGATATTCATGATCGCCATCATCGCAGTCGTGGACCGCGACGCCAAGGCACGTCTCCTGCCGCGCCGCTCGTTCAGCCTGTCGACACCGCTCGGCGCTCTTTACCTTACGATCGCGCTTCTGATGCTCAGCATGCAGCCCGAAATATACGTGCCTTATCTGCTGCAGCACCTGCATGGCCAGTCTCCGCTCTGGGCAGGATATCTGGCGGCACTTATGGCAATCGGCTGGACGGTGGCATCCTTCCTCAGTTCCAGATGGCAGGAGAAGGGGGGCGACAGGCTTGTCGTTGCCGGACCCGTTCTCGCGCTTGCCGGTCTTGTCCTGCTCGCCATATTTCTCCCGATCCATGGCAACGGCAACTGGTCGCTGCTCGCGCCCGTCTGCCTTGGGCTCATCCTGATCGGTTTCGGGATTGGCCTTGCCTGGCCCAGCCTCGTTACCCGCGTCTATCAGAGCGCTCCCCTGACCGAGCAGGATCTCGCAGCGGGTGGAATGACGACCGTACAGCTCTTCGCCATAGCCTTCGGAACGGCGTGCGCGGGGATGGTTGCCAATTTTGCCGGTATTGCCGTGCCGGGAGGTGTGGAGGGCGCGGCAAATGCCTCGCTCTGGCTGTCGGTGATATTCGCGCTCGCGCCAGCAATTGCCGTGGCAGTCGCATTCAAGGTTATCCGTATCACGGGCGGAAAGGGCTGA
- a CDS encoding SDR family oxidoreductase: MDVTIITGASDGIGAETARQIAQRDRASAALVLAARNVDKLERLAAELRQLGSSALVIPTDVKDRAACIALIDKAVSAYGRIDTLIVNAGMSAHANFAEIKPDDLDWMHDLMELNYWGSVWPIHAALPYLAASRGRIVAVSSVAGFIGVPGRTAYSGTKFALSGFCEALRAELTPSGISVTIVYPGVVKTDIRKVGYGASGAALGTSGVREDDMMPVEEAVRLMLAGVQARKREVLMTRQMRLGRWLKLIAPALVDRMALKAIKPEFRPKPITPAK, from the coding sequence ATGGACGTGACGATCATAACGGGAGCATCGGATGGTATCGGCGCTGAAACCGCGCGGCAGATCGCCCAGCGCGACCGTGCCAGTGCTGCTCTGGTGCTCGCTGCGCGCAATGTGGACAAGCTGGAGAGGCTTGCCGCCGAATTGCGGCAACTGGGCAGCTCGGCCCTTGTGATACCCACCGACGTTAAGGATCGCGCTGCCTGCATCGCCCTGATCGACAAGGCGGTTTCCGCCTATGGCCGCATCGATACGCTGATCGTGAATGCGGGCATGTCGGCCCATGCCAATTTCGCCGAAATCAAGCCGGATGATCTCGATTGGATGCATGACCTGATGGAGTTGAACTATTGGGGCAGCGTCTGGCCTATCCATGCCGCACTTCCATATCTCGCTGCCAGCAGGGGGCGGATCGTCGCTGTCTCATCCGTGGCCGGATTCATCGGCGTGCCGGGGCGTACGGCCTATAGCGGAACGAAGTTCGCCCTCTCAGGCTTCTGCGAGGCGCTTCGCGCCGAACTGACCCCCAGCGGCATTTCCGTGACAATCGTCTATCCGGGTGTCGTCAAAACCGACATTCGCAAAGTAGGCTATGGCGCAAGCGGTGCCGCTCTTGGAACGAGCGGCGTGCGCGAGGATGACATGATGCCGGTCGAGGAAGCCGTGCGGCTGATGCTGGCGGGTGTCCAGGCGCGCAAACGCGAAGTGTTGATGACCAGGCAGATGCGGCTGGGGCGGTGGTTGAAGCTTATAGCTCCCGCTCTGGTGGACCGCATGGCGCTCAAGGCTATCAAGCCGGAATTCAGGCCGAAACCGATCACGCCCGCTAAATAG
- a CDS encoding iron-containing alcohol dehydrogenase: MMTTEIKPFSFDTVGSMLVEWSAAKRLGEILGERFSERRILIVTDKGLHKAGVLNHALASLEKAGFGISVFDDVVADPPESVLFACVEQAKAAGCDIVLGLGGGSSMDIAKLAAVLIVSEQELSELYGIGKVQGGRLPLIQIPTTAGTGSEVTNITILTTGETTKMGVVARQLYADFVILDAELTCGLPALHTAATGIDAMVHAIEAYTSRIKKNPLSDAFAREALKLLSANLIAACENGNDRHAREAMLLGANYAGQAFSNSPVGAVHALAYPLGGHYHVPHGLSNALMLGPVLRYNMAGAAALYAELADLLLEKSEGTTEERSAAFVTYMEELMNKSGAPRRLRDVGVTEDSLETLARDAMLQTRLLGNNPVDVTEADALALYREAF, translated from the coding sequence ATGATGACAACAGAGATCAAGCCATTTTCGTTCGACACCGTCGGCTCGATGCTCGTCGAATGGAGCGCTGCGAAGCGCCTCGGCGAAATCCTCGGCGAACGGTTTTCGGAACGCAGGATTCTGATCGTGACGGACAAGGGCCTGCACAAGGCCGGCGTCCTCAACCATGCGCTGGCCTCGCTCGAAAAGGCGGGATTCGGTATCAGCGTGTTCGACGACGTGGTAGCCGATCCGCCGGAATCCGTATTGTTTGCCTGCGTCGAGCAGGCAAAGGCTGCCGGTTGCGATATCGTGCTTGGTCTGGGCGGCGGCTCCTCCATGGATATCGCCAAGCTCGCCGCCGTGCTGATTGTTTCCGAACAGGAGCTTTCCGAGCTCTACGGTATCGGCAAGGTACAGGGCGGACGTCTGCCGCTGATCCAGATTCCGACCACCGCCGGAACGGGTTCGGAAGTCACGAACATCACCATTCTGACGACGGGCGAAACCACGAAGATGGGCGTCGTCGCTCGCCAGCTTTACGCTGATTTCGTAATCCTCGATGCAGAACTGACCTGCGGTCTTCCCGCGCTTCATACGGCTGCGACCGGCATTGATGCCATGGTTCATGCGATCGAAGCCTATACGAGCCGGATCAAGAAGAACCCGCTCTCCGATGCGTTCGCCCGCGAGGCGCTGAAGCTTCTTTCAGCGAACCTGATTGCGGCCTGCGAAAATGGCAATGATCGTCATGCCCGCGAGGCCATGCTGCTCGGCGCCAATTATGCCGGTCAGGCCTTTTCCAACTCGCCTGTCGGCGCTGTTCACGCGCTGGCTTACCCGCTTGGCGGCCACTACCATGTGCCGCACGGCCTTTCCAATGCGCTGATGCTGGGGCCGGTGCTTCGCTACAATATGGCAGGCGCAGCCGCGCTTTACGCCGAACTTGCCGATCTGCTGCTGGAGAAATCCGAAGGCACGACGGAAGAGCGTTCAGCGGCTTTCGTAACCTATATGGAAGAGCTGATGAACAAGTCGGGCGCGCCGCGCCGCCTGCGTGATGTCGGCGTGACGGAAGACAGCCTCGAAACGCTGGCACGCGATGCGATGCTGCAGACACGGCTTCTGGGCAACAACCCGGTCGACGTGACCGAGGCCGACGCCCTGGCGCTTTACCGCGAAGCTTTTTGA
- a CDS encoding c-type cytochrome: MRLSLLLVPLAFSTVLLVSTAASGEGADAAAGEKLFKRCSVCHTADADESKRGPSLKSVVGRKAASYPGYPYSDAMRKAAAEGLVWNDEELKAFLRKPQAVVKGTWMAFAGLTREKDLENMIAYLKQHSE, from the coding sequence ATGCGCTTGTCGCTTCTTCTTGTTCCCCTTGCTTTTTCCACTGTCCTTCTTGTTTCGACAGCCGCCTCTGGTGAAGGGGCAGATGCTGCGGCCGGGGAAAAACTCTTCAAGCGATGCTCCGTCTGCCACACGGCGGATGCCGACGAAAGCAAACGCGGCCCATCACTGAAAAGCGTGGTGGGCCGCAAGGCCGCCTCCTATCCGGGCTATCCCTATTCGGATGCGATGCGCAAGGCGGCTGCCGAGGGGTTGGTCTGGAACGACGAGGAGTTGAAGGCTTTTCTCAGGAAGCCGCAGGCCGTGGTGAAGGGCACCTGGATGGCTTTTGCCGGACTGACCAGGGAAAAAGACCTCGAAAACATGATCGCCTATCTGAAACAGCATTCCGAATAG